The uncultured Mailhella sp. genome segment AGTTTCCTGTCGATGTCTTCTCATCCACCCTCCGAGCTCGCTCACGCCGCCCCTTCGGGGGAAAGCGGCTCCCGGATTTCCCGTCTGCTGCGCATCGTGCAGGCCATCCGTCAGGATCCGCATCGACCCCTCAGCGCGCTCCAGGCCGAGCTCGGCATCGGCAGAAGTCAGTTCTACAAGGACAAGGCCGCCCTCGCCGAAGCCGGATTCCGCTTCAGCTACAGCAAGAAGAACGGCTTCCGCATTCTGGAAGACGCTCTCGTGCCGAACATCGACCTGAGCCTCTCCAACCGGCTCATTCTCATGCTGGCGCTCGAACAGCTCTGCCTCACCGGCGACGGCATGCTCGCCTCCCTCGCCGTGGACGCCGGGCGCAAGCTGGCGGGCGGCATGCCCGCGCCCTTCCGGGAACAGATGCTCTCCACCTTCGACCGCAGCTTTCCCCGCTGGAAGAACCATCGGCCGCCGGAAACGCTTTCCCTGCTGCTGGAAGCCGTAAGTCAGGGCAGGAGAATCCGCATTCTGTACGCCGCAAGCAGCGCCTGGGACTCCCGCTGGCGGGAAATAGATCCCCGGCATCTGTACCTGCGTCAGCGCGCGCTGTACCTGTACGCCCGCACCGTGGACGAATCGCCCTTTCAATGGCAGGGCTTCCGCGTGAGCCGCATCCGCAAGGTGGAAGACACCGGCATGCGCCTGTTCTGGCCCGCCGACGCCGACGACGGCTTCCGCCATCAGCAACCCGCCCCCGGCGACGACAACGGATATCCGGTGACCATCCGCTTCACCGGTCAGGCCTCCCATTATATCCGGGAAAAGGTGTGGCGGGAGAGCCGGAACATGGAACAGACCGGTCCGGAAGAAATTCTGTTCACCGTGC includes the following:
- a CDS encoding WYL domain-containing protein, producing MSSHPPSELAHAAPSGESGSRISRLLRIVQAIRQDPHRPLSALQAELGIGRSQFYKDKAALAEAGFRFSYSKKNGFRILEDALVPNIDLSLSNRLILMLALEQLCLTGDGMLASLAVDAGRKLAGGMPAPFREQMLSTFDRSFPRWKNHRPPETLSLLLEAVSQGRRIRILYAASSAWDSRWREIDPRHLYLRQRALYLYARTVDESPFQWQGFRVSRIRKVEDTGMRLFWPADADDGFRHQQPAPGDDNGYPVTIRFTGQASHYIREKVWRESRNMEQTGPEEILFTVRVSDPQEVVRWARVFGDEAEVMECGEHEPCPPSDLS